A single genomic interval of Buchnera aphidicola str. Bp (Baizongia pistaciae) harbors:
- the pth gene encoding aminoacyl-tRNA hydrolase, with amino-acid sequence MKEIKLIVGLANPIKKYNDTRHNVGSWLVNSLVTQQNKKLKKNNKFLGYSTEINILSKNIHVLVPDTFMNLSGISVLAISNFYNIKLHEILVVHDELDLKPGNVKFRLRSSHNGHNGIRNVLAVLGTNIKFLRIQIGIGRPINSGYKISKFVLSKPNVSEKLLINRAILCAIRVIYDSINQRNVIMTESSLNSMLDHYMNSCVIHHN; translated from the coding sequence TTGAAAGAAATTAAATTAATAGTAGGTTTAGCAAATCCGATTAAAAAATATAATGATACTCGTCATAATGTTGGTTCTTGGCTAGTTAACAGTTTAGTTACACAACAAAATAAAAAATTAAAAAAAAATAACAAATTTTTAGGTTATTCTACAGAAATTAATATTTTGTCTAAAAATATTCATGTATTAGTTCCGGATACATTTATGAATTTAAGTGGAATATCAGTTTTAGCTATATCAAATTTTTATAACATTAAGTTACACGAAATATTGGTAGTACATGATGAATTAGATTTAAAACCAGGAAATGTCAAGTTTAGATTGAGATCTAGTCACAATGGACACAATGGAATTAGAAACGTTCTTGCTGTGTTAGGAACTAACATAAAATTTTTGAGAATTCAAATTGGAATAGGACGTCCAATTAATAGCGGATACAAAATATCTAAGTTTGTATTATCTAAACCTAATGTTTCTGAGAAATTATTAATTAATAGAGCTATTTTATGTGCAATTCGTGTCATTTATGATTCGATAAATCAACGCAATGTTATTATGACTGAAAGTTCGTTGAATTCTATGTTAGATCATTACATGAATAGTTGTGTAATTCATCATAATTAA
- the ychF gene encoding redox-regulated ATPase YchF — MGFKCGFVGLPNVGKSTLFNYLTKLNIPADNYPFCTIKSNVGIVPVLDNRLNKIAQVVCSNKIIPATIELVDIAGLVKGAYKGEGLGNQFLDHIRDTNVIMHIVRCFENRYVTHIYGSVDPVRDVQIINLELILSDIEVCKNRMCKLEINKLSHNKQVNKELLILKKCVYHLEKSKSLRSLNLTEEEIFVINYLRLITLKPVVYIFNISIDQSRNLYKREIFDIIKNEHNAKTVNVCLDLMQSSKNDVSAYDHLSLKYKQLFNKMLKNVIWAGFNALNLITFFTAGKKEVHAWTTTNNLFIFQSVKCIHTDLSKGFIRAQVISYDDFIKYKGEKRSKELGKIRIEGKRYVICDGDIIHVLYNV; from the coding sequence ATGGGTTTTAAATGTGGTTTTGTTGGTTTACCTAATGTAGGAAAGTCTACTCTTTTTAATTATTTAACTAAATTAAATATTCCTGCAGATAATTATCCGTTTTGTACTATTAAGTCTAATGTTGGCATAGTTCCTGTTTTGGATAATCGCCTTAATAAAATAGCTCAAGTAGTTTGTTCTAATAAAATTATTCCAGCAACTATAGAGTTAGTAGATATTGCTGGATTAGTAAAAGGCGCTTATAAAGGTGAAGGATTAGGTAATCAATTTTTAGATCATATTAGAGACACAAATGTAATTATGCATATAGTGCGTTGTTTCGAGAATAGATATGTTACCCATATCTATGGTTCAGTAGATCCAGTGCGGGATGTACAAATTATAAATCTTGAGTTAATACTATCAGATATAGAAGTATGTAAAAATAGAATGTGCAAGCTTGAAATAAACAAGTTATCTCATAATAAACAAGTTAACAAGGAGTTATTAATATTAAAAAAATGCGTGTACCATTTAGAAAAAAGTAAAAGTTTGCGATCATTAAATTTAACTGAAGAAGAAATTTTTGTAATTAATTATTTAAGATTAATTACATTAAAACCTGTAGTGTATATTTTTAATATAAGTATAGATCAATCTAGAAATTTATATAAACGGGAAATTTTTGATATAATTAAAAATGAACATAATGCTAAAACAGTAAATGTTTGTTTAGATTTAATGCAAAGTAGCAAAAATGACGTTAGTGCATACGATCATCTTTCTTTAAAATATAAACAATTATTTAATAAAATGTTAAAAAATGTAATTTGGGCAGGTTTTAATGCTTTAAATTTAATTACTTTTTTTACTGCTGGCAAAAAAGAAGTTCATGCATGGACTACAACTAATAATTTGTTCATTTTTCAGTCTGTAAAATGTATTCATACAGATCTTAGTAAGGGATTCATTCGAGCTCAAGTGATTTCTTATGATGATTTTATTAAATATAAAGGAGAAAAGCGATCTAAAGAGTTAGGGAAAATTAGAATAGAAGGAAAAAGATATGTTATTTGTGATGGAGATATAATTCATGTTTTGTATAATGTATAG
- the thrC gene encoding threonine synthase, which yields MKLYNLKKKQDQVNFSKAVKLGLGKNQGLFFPKELPILTKEQLYKLLKMDFLTRSSKILSMFIGDEIHYSELTKRIKNAFSFTTPKIVSISKNIACFELFHGPTLAFKDFGARFMAQILSFLNHDKNDTITILTATSGDTGAAVAHAFFKMKNVRVIILYPKGKISELQEKLFCTLGENIITIAVNGSFDECQKLVKQAFNDDQLRIETGLNSANSINISRLLAQICYYFEAFALLTKKQQKNLVISVPCGNFGNLTAGLLAKALGLPIKSFIASTNSNDTVPRFLKTGFWKPNNTVSTISNAMDISQPNNWPRVEELFKRKFWSLKTLKYGSVSDILTKKSLKKLAFLGYVSEPHAAVAYYTLKNKLKQNEFGLFLGTAHPAKFKKTIEKILQITLFLPSKLRNQIKLPLLSHNIRPDFSKLKKFLLEK from the coding sequence ATGAAATTATATAATTTAAAAAAAAAACAAGATCAAGTAAATTTTTCAAAAGCTGTAAAACTCGGTTTAGGAAAAAACCAAGGTCTTTTTTTTCCTAAAGAACTACCTATTCTTACAAAAGAACAATTATATAAATTATTAAAAATGGATTTTTTAACTCGAAGCAGCAAAATTTTATCCATGTTTATAGGAGATGAAATTCATTACTCTGAATTAACTAAACGGATTAAAAACGCGTTCTCATTTACTACTCCCAAAATAGTATCTATATCCAAAAACATTGCCTGCTTTGAACTATTTCATGGACCTACCTTAGCTTTTAAAGACTTTGGTGCAAGATTCATGGCTCAAATATTATCATTCTTAAATCATGACAAAAATGATACTATTACTATCTTAACAGCTACGTCAGGAGATACAGGAGCTGCAGTAGCTCATGCATTTTTTAAGATGAAAAATGTTAGAGTGATAATCTTATATCCCAAAGGAAAAATTAGCGAATTACAAGAAAAATTGTTTTGTACATTAGGTGAAAACATAATCACTATTGCTGTTAATGGAAGTTTTGATGAATGTCAAAAATTAGTTAAGCAAGCTTTTAACGATGATCAACTCAGAATAGAAACAGGACTAAACTCAGCAAATTCTATAAATATCAGCCGATTATTAGCGCAAATTTGTTATTATTTTGAAGCGTTTGCTTTACTTACAAAAAAACAACAAAAAAATTTAGTAATATCTGTACCATGTGGTAATTTTGGAAATTTAACTGCAGGACTCTTAGCAAAAGCGTTAGGTTTACCTATCAAATCATTCATTGCATCTACAAATTCAAACGATACAGTTCCGAGATTTCTTAAAACTGGATTCTGGAAACCTAACAATACTGTATCTACTATTTCTAATGCTATGGACATTAGTCAACCGAATAATTGGCCACGAGTAGAAGAATTATTTAAAAGAAAATTTTGGTCATTAAAAACACTAAAATACGGAAGTGTATCCGATATCTTAACAAAAAAAAGTTTAAAAAAACTAGCGTTTTTAGGATACGTTTCAGAACCTCATGCAGCTGTAGCATACTACACATTAAAAAACAAACTTAAACAAAATGAATTTGGTTTATTTTTAGGTACTGCACATCCTGCAAAATTCAAAAAAACTATCGAAAAAATATTACAAATAACATTATTTTTACCATCAAAACTACGCAATCAAATAAAACTACCACTACTTTCTCATAATATAAGGCCAGATTTTTCAAAACTCAAAAAATTTTTACTAGAAAAATAA